A stretch of Natronococcus sp. CG52 DNA encodes these proteins:
- a CDS encoding preprotein translocase subunit SecD, producing the protein MNPIAFVKEYWRILLLVLFVTAALVALFAPGGVMDDDTLVEENETVDDNPTNLEYGLGLDGGTRISAPPVGMTAGIDIEPGQEREVESTLYEELDIDPSDAVVRYHEDDNRFTAEVFDGDVTPGEFAAALQEAGVDVDEDDVEDGVTQQTRDEMINTIELRINEAGLSGGNAYQEATVGDGYYIVTEVPGMSPGELRNLLTERGDVQIVAYHPDENGTQTNETVLEGEEFDNVGSASYDDRRDQNYVPVTVDDTADEDGNSPASEYQAAMNEYGFTGEGMGQCNIHDRETGEFDFDSENPQWCLLTVVDDEVVDAHSMSPDLGQSMAQGTWENDPTFQMIVPTQQDAHHLSVNLQSGALTAPLDFEQEQTYSLEPALADQFKLYSLLIGVLSVLTVSGVVYLRYSDPRVAAPMVLTALAEVVVLLGFAALIRMPLDLSHVAGFIAVVGTGVDDLIIIADEVMDDGDVNSQRVFESRFRKAFWVIGAAAATTIIALSPLAVLSLGDLRGFAIITILGVLIGVLITRPAYGDILQRLLTDK; encoded by the coding sequence GTGAACCCGATCGCCTTCGTCAAGGAGTACTGGCGGATCCTCCTGCTGGTGCTCTTCGTGACCGCCGCGCTGGTCGCGCTGTTCGCCCCCGGCGGCGTCATGGACGACGACACGCTCGTCGAGGAGAACGAGACCGTCGACGACAACCCGACGAACCTCGAGTACGGTCTCGGTCTCGACGGCGGAACGCGGATTAGCGCACCTCCGGTCGGGATGACCGCCGGTATCGACATCGAACCCGGCCAGGAACGGGAGGTCGAGTCGACGCTGTACGAGGAACTCGATATCGACCCCTCGGACGCGGTCGTCCGCTACCACGAGGACGACAACCGGTTCACCGCCGAGGTGTTCGACGGGGACGTCACTCCCGGAGAGTTCGCCGCCGCACTGCAGGAAGCCGGCGTCGACGTCGACGAGGACGACGTCGAGGACGGCGTCACCCAGCAGACCCGCGACGAGATGATCAACACGATCGAGTTGCGTATCAACGAGGCGGGTCTCTCCGGCGGGAACGCCTACCAGGAGGCGACCGTCGGCGACGGCTACTACATCGTCACCGAGGTCCCCGGGATGAGTCCCGGGGAGCTCCGGAACCTGCTGACCGAGCGCGGTGACGTCCAGATCGTCGCCTACCATCCCGACGAGAACGGCACCCAGACCAACGAGACCGTCCTCGAGGGCGAGGAGTTCGACAACGTCGGGTCGGCGTCCTACGACGACCGGCGCGACCAGAACTACGTCCCAGTTACCGTCGACGACACCGCGGACGAGGACGGGAACAGCCCCGCGTCGGAGTATCAGGCGGCGATGAACGAGTACGGCTTCACCGGAGAGGGGATGGGCCAGTGTAACATCCACGACCGTGAAACCGGCGAGTTCGACTTCGATTCCGAGAACCCGCAGTGGTGTCTCCTCACCGTAGTCGACGACGAAGTCGTCGACGCTCACAGCATGAGCCCGGATCTCGGACAGAGCATGGCCCAGGGGACCTGGGAGAACGATCCGACGTTCCAGATGATCGTCCCCACCCAGCAGGACGCCCACCACCTCTCGGTCAACCTCCAGTCCGGCGCGCTGACCGCGCCGCTCGACTTCGAGCAGGAGCAGACGTACTCGCTCGAGCCGGCCCTCGCCGATCAGTTCAAGCTCTACTCGCTGCTCATCGGGGTGCTCTCGGTGCTGACCGTCAGCGGCGTGGTCTACCTGCGGTACAGCGATCCGCGCGTCGCCGCGCCGATGGTGCTCACGGCGCTGGCCGAGGTCGTCGTGCTGCTCGGCTTTGCCGCACTGATACGCATGCCGCTGGATCTCTCTCACGTCGCCGGCTTCATCGCCGTCGTCGGGACGGGGGTGGACGACCTCATCATTATCGCCGACGAGGTGATGGACGACGGCGACGTCAACTCCCAGCGGGTGTTCGAGTCGCGCTTCCGCAAGGCGTTCTGGGTCATCGGCGCCGCGGCGGCGACGACGATCATCGCCCTGTCGCCGCTGGCCGTGTTGAGCCTCGGCGACCTTCGCGGGTTCGCCATCATCACGATCCTCGGCGTGCTCATCGGGGTGCTGATCACCCGTCCCGCCTACGGTGACATCCTGCAACGGCTGCTGACGGACAAGTAG
- the secF gene encoding protein translocase subunit SecF yields MGYFDVPEIDYTRYSDRQLAAVPLAVLGVALLVLAGSFLLFGAPVQLGMDFAGGTELTVQTTTPEEDIPDAFDEEPESVQAVASPDAENQYIVQFSSTEQEALSEQAEANLDPDGDASVIQQVSSTSASFGQQTQQTALLGVTVAFLGMSVLAFLLFRTFVPSIAIVVSAFSDIVIPLAFMAITGISLSLGTVAALLMLIGYSVDSDILLNNHILRRSGDFYESTHRAMQTGVTMTVTSMSAMLVMGIAAWLFGVELLASIGIILFVGLAADLMNTYMLNLSLLRWYKFHGVRS; encoded by the coding sequence ATGGGGTATTTCGACGTACCGGAGATCGATTACACCCGGTACAGTGACCGCCAACTCGCGGCGGTGCCGCTTGCGGTTCTCGGGGTCGCACTGCTCGTCCTCGCCGGTTCGTTTCTGCTGTTCGGAGCGCCGGTTCAGCTCGGCATGGATTTCGCCGGCGGGACGGAACTCACGGTACAGACGACGACGCCGGAGGAAGACATTCCGGATGCGTTCGACGAGGAACCGGAGTCGGTCCAGGCCGTCGCCTCGCCCGACGCGGAGAACCAGTACATCGTTCAGTTCTCCTCGACCGAACAGGAGGCGCTGAGCGAACAGGCCGAAGCCAACCTGGATCCGGACGGTGACGCATCGGTCATCCAGCAGGTGTCCTCGACGTCGGCGAGTTTCGGCCAGCAGACACAGCAGACCGCTCTGCTGGGGGTTACCGTCGCGTTCCTCGGAATGAGCGTGCTCGCGTTCCTGCTCTTTCGGACGTTCGTCCCGTCGATCGCGATCGTCGTGTCGGCGTTCTCGGACATCGTGATTCCGCTGGCGTTCATGGCGATCACGGGCATTTCGCTCTCGCTCGGGACCGTCGCCGCGCTCCTGATGCTGATCGGATACTCGGTCGACTCGGACATCCTGTTGAACAACCACATCCTGCGCCGCAGCGGTGACTTCTACGAGAGCACCCACCGCGCGATGCAGACCGGCGTCACGATGACCGTCACCTCGATGTCGGCGATGCTCGTGATGGGGATCGCCGCGTGGCTCTTCGGCGTCGAGTTGCTGGCGTCGATCGGCATCATCCTCTTCGTCGGCCTCGCGGCCGACCTGATGAACACGTACATGCTGAACCTGAGCCTGCTTCGCTGGTACAAGTTCCACGGGGTGCGGTCGTGA
- a CDS encoding NOB1 family endonuclease, whose product MYVLDSSAFIHDFHTAEQTATIPLVREELEDESAYRYDAMEGSGMHVHIPNEDTTEKVRRAAKESGDLEVLSDTDIRLVAASFELDATLVTDDYAMQNVAEKLHVGVEVIARDGIDEQRHWLFQCQGCGREFDEEKDRCPICGSGLARKNPS is encoded by the coding sequence ATGTACGTTCTCGACTCCTCGGCTTTTATCCACGACTTCCACACGGCAGAACAGACTGCAACGATCCCCCTCGTCCGCGAAGAACTCGAGGACGAGAGCGCCTATCGCTACGACGCGATGGAGGGCTCGGGGATGCACGTTCACATCCCGAACGAGGACACCACGGAGAAGGTCCGCCGCGCGGCGAAGGAGTCCGGCGATCTCGAGGTCCTCTCGGACACCGACATCCGACTGGTCGCCGCGAGCTTCGAACTCGACGCCACCCTCGTCACCGACGACTACGCGATGCAAAACGTCGCCGAGAAGCTCCACGTCGGCGTCGAAGTGATCGCTCGAGACGGCATCGACGAGCAGCGCCACTGGCTGTTCCAGTGTCAGGGCTGCGGACGGGAGTTCGACGAGGAGAAGGACCGGTGTCCGATCTGTGGCTCGGGGCTGGCCCGAAAGAATCCCTCGTAG
- a CDS encoding sodium:calcium antiporter, producing MLDIVWFLALATVGTAVVWKGSTWLESASNRLAAGYGVPPVVQGAVIAAAGSSAPELVSVLLATLIHGEFELGVGAIVGSAVFNLLVIPGLAVLVGTGGVSTSRDLVYKEALFYMLALAVLLLTFSLAVIYYPLEGAGLQGEVTRWLALFPLALYVLYVFTQYLDATEDEVEADQSVDRLETWLWFGLGLVVIVVGVEGLVRAAIGLGDAFGTPAFLWGMIVVAAGSSVPDAFVSIVAARSDRPSVSLANVLGSNIFDLLVAIPVGVLVAGTLSITFAHVVPMMAFLVLATVVFFAIARTDMLLSEREAWLLLGAYALFVGWLVLESVGVSDVIPT from the coding sequence GTGCTCGACATCGTCTGGTTTCTCGCGCTCGCGACCGTCGGGACGGCCGTCGTCTGGAAGGGAAGCACCTGGCTCGAGTCGGCGTCGAACCGGCTGGCCGCCGGCTACGGCGTGCCGCCGGTCGTTCAGGGTGCAGTTATCGCCGCCGCCGGCTCGAGCGCGCCCGAACTGGTGAGCGTGCTCCTCGCGACGCTCATCCACGGCGAGTTCGAACTGGGCGTCGGCGCCATCGTCGGTTCGGCCGTCTTCAACCTCCTCGTGATTCCGGGACTGGCCGTCCTCGTCGGGACCGGCGGCGTCTCGACGAGCCGGGACCTGGTCTACAAGGAGGCGCTGTTCTACATGCTCGCGCTCGCGGTACTCCTGCTCACGTTCTCGCTGGCGGTGATCTACTACCCGCTCGAGGGCGCTGGACTGCAGGGAGAGGTCACGCGGTGGCTCGCGCTGTTCCCGCTCGCGCTGTACGTCCTCTACGTGTTCACCCAGTATCTCGACGCCACCGAGGACGAGGTCGAGGCCGACCAGTCCGTCGACCGCCTCGAGACCTGGCTCTGGTTCGGCCTCGGACTGGTCGTCATCGTCGTCGGCGTCGAGGGGCTCGTCCGTGCCGCGATCGGTCTCGGGGACGCCTTCGGAACGCCCGCGTTCCTCTGGGGGATGATCGTCGTCGCGGCCGGCTCGAGCGTGCCGGACGCGTTCGTCAGTATCGTGGCAGCCCGGTCGGATCGACCGTCGGTCAGCCTCGCGAACGTGCTGGGGAGCAACATCTTCGATCTGCTCGTCGCCATCCCGGTCGGCGTCCTCGTCGCGGGGACGCTCTCGATCACGTTCGCCCACGTCGTGCCGATGATGGCGTTTCTCGTCCTCGCGACGGTCGTCTTCTTCGCCATCGCGCGGACGGACATGCTGCTGTCCGAGCGCGAGGCCTGGCTCCTGCTCGGCGCGTACGCCCTGTTCGTCGGCTGGCTGGTCCTCGAGAGCGTCGGGGTCTCGGACGTCATTCCGACGTAG
- a CDS encoding tRNA pseudouridine(54/55) synthase Pus10 has translation MITEDARALLSTGAVCDSCLGRPFAERSFGLTNAERGRALRTTVALEDDEDFDPVDPEACWVCEGYCDTFDAIAETITGELEGVEFATYQVGTRVPPLVEENERLLREDADLEPDVGESLKREMNREVGRRVGSKTGAEVDFDRPDVLAVVDLEAFDPFDVLEDDTVTSHAVDVQVNPAFVYGRYRKLERDIPQTEWPCRECGGSGIQLGDDGEEPCDYCGGSGYMYDTSVEQVVRPHVVEAMDGAEGTFHGAGREDVDARMLEGGRPFVLEVKHPHHRDPDPDALEREINAADGAVEVEGLRLATYEMVERVKEHDASKHYRADVEFAEPVDEADFETALEELAGTTVEQYTPQRVDHRRAGLTRERTVYEIDGDLHEPTRGEVRIHGAGGLYVKELISSDDGRTEPSLAGLLETDAEVTALDVTGVEGEDEPFELEDYFRDEPPADEPTDDESAEPAE, from the coding sequence ATGATCACGGAAGACGCCCGCGCTCTGCTCTCGACGGGGGCAGTCTGTGACTCCTGTCTCGGCCGCCCCTTCGCCGAGCGGAGTTTCGGACTGACCAACGCCGAGCGCGGCCGGGCACTGCGAACGACGGTCGCACTCGAGGACGACGAGGACTTCGACCCCGTCGATCCGGAGGCGTGCTGGGTCTGCGAGGGCTACTGCGATACGTTCGACGCGATCGCCGAGACGATCACGGGCGAACTCGAGGGCGTCGAGTTCGCCACCTACCAGGTCGGGACGCGCGTCCCGCCGCTGGTCGAGGAGAACGAACGCCTGCTCCGGGAGGACGCGGACCTCGAACCGGACGTCGGCGAGTCGCTCAAACGCGAGATGAACCGCGAGGTCGGCCGTCGCGTCGGTTCGAAGACCGGCGCCGAGGTCGACTTCGACCGTCCGGACGTCCTCGCCGTCGTCGACCTCGAGGCGTTCGACCCGTTCGACGTCCTCGAGGACGACACCGTCACGAGCCACGCGGTCGACGTCCAGGTCAACCCGGCGTTCGTCTACGGCCGCTACCGCAAGCTCGAGCGCGACATCCCGCAGACGGAGTGGCCCTGCCGGGAGTGCGGCGGCAGCGGGATCCAGCTGGGTGACGACGGCGAGGAACCCTGCGACTACTGCGGCGGTTCGGGCTACATGTACGACACGAGCGTCGAACAGGTCGTGAGACCCCACGTCGTCGAGGCGATGGACGGCGCCGAGGGCACCTTCCACGGCGCGGGCCGCGAGGACGTCGACGCGCGGATGCTCGAGGGCGGCCGTCCGTTCGTCCTCGAGGTCAAGCACCCCCACCACCGGGACCCCGACCCCGACGCACTCGAGCGCGAGATCAACGCCGCCGACGGTGCCGTCGAGGTCGAGGGCCTGCGGCTGGCGACCTACGAGATGGTCGAGCGCGTCAAGGAACACGACGCGAGCAAACACTACCGCGCGGACGTAGAGTTCGCCGAGCCGGTCGACGAGGCCGACTTCGAGACGGCGCTCGAGGAACTCGCCGGAACGACCGTCGAACAGTACACCCCACAGCGGGTCGACCACCGCCGCGCGGGGCTCACCCGCGAGCGGACGGTGTACGAGATCGACGGCGATCTCCACGAACCGACCCGCGGGGAGGTTCGGATCCACGGCGCGGGCGGACTCTACGTGAAGGAACTCATCAGCAGCGACGACGGCCGAACCGAGCCGAGCCTCGCCGGGCTACTCGAGACCGACGCCGAGGTGACGGCGCTGGACGTGACCGGCGTCGAGGGCGAGGACGAGCCGTTCGAACTCGAGGACTACTTCCGGGACGAACCGCCCGCCGACGAGCCGACGGACGACGAGTCGGCGGAACCGGCCGAGTGA
- a CDS encoding CPBP family intramembrane glutamic endopeptidase, whose amino-acid sequence MSETVRSGGEDSRDDSFVPSLGVVPATVAMAAAFVPVRGGADDPFVWLAAAFTVVTVVAFLARRHGALEPELGGLTAAISSLLVVLCSGYALNQGVSGAATVPGLGWTISMLFLALVAAGAAIGFAAADYAGVSSRGLVRRTLRFSTMAGLGFAGLISMAFVSAFLLSAVMALGGGGSDLDLQFVQYSSTAIGLGSIAAAYLLWRGHGLSYLDLERPDLRSVLWTVGGLAMIFGALVAISLLMSAIGVDTAEHGTAQQAEQNPELLVVIIPAMILIVGPFEELLYRNVIQKSLYDTFSRYGAVVVTSVIFAGVHVAAYGTAGAGEVLASLGVLFGLSLILGFVYERTDNLMVPAIVHGCFNAAQMAMIYLA is encoded by the coding sequence ATGAGCGAGACAGTTCGGTCCGGCGGCGAGGACTCGAGGGACGATTCTTTCGTCCCGTCGCTCGGCGTCGTTCCCGCGACCGTTGCCATGGCCGCCGCGTTCGTCCCCGTTCGAGGCGGCGCCGACGATCCGTTCGTCTGGTTGGCGGCCGCCTTCACGGTCGTCACCGTCGTCGCCTTCCTCGCCCGCCGTCACGGGGCACTCGAGCCGGAACTCGGCGGCCTGACCGCCGCGATATCGAGTCTGCTGGTCGTGCTCTGCTCCGGCTACGCCCTCAATCAGGGCGTATCTGGCGCGGCGACCGTTCCCGGACTCGGGTGGACGATCTCGATGCTCTTTCTCGCGCTCGTGGCGGCGGGCGCCGCAATCGGATTCGCTGCGGCCGACTACGCCGGCGTCTCGAGCCGCGGACTGGTACGCCGTACGCTGCGCTTCTCGACGATGGCGGGGCTCGGCTTCGCCGGTCTGATCTCGATGGCGTTCGTCAGCGCCTTCCTCCTTTCGGCCGTGATGGCTCTCGGCGGTGGCGGCTCGGACCTCGACCTGCAGTTCGTCCAGTACTCCTCGACCGCGATCGGACTCGGCTCCATCGCGGCCGCCTACCTCCTGTGGCGCGGCCACGGCCTGTCGTACCTCGACCTCGAGCGGCCGGACCTTCGATCGGTCCTCTGGACGGTCGGGGGACTGGCCATGATCTTCGGCGCGCTCGTCGCGATCTCGCTGCTCATGTCCGCCATCGGGGTCGACACCGCAGAACACGGGACGGCACAGCAAGCCGAACAGAACCCCGAGTTGCTGGTCGTCATCATCCCCGCGATGATCCTGATCGTCGGACCGTTCGAGGAACTGCTCTACCGTAACGTCATCCAGAAGTCGCTTTACGACACCTTCTCGAGATACGGCGCCGTCGTCGTCACGAGCGTGATCTTCGCGGGGGTCCACGTCGCAGCGTACGGGACCGCGGGCGCCGGCGAGGTGCTCGCGAGTCTGGGCGTGTTGTTCGGGCTCTCGTTGATACTCGGATTCGTCTACGAACGGACGGACAACCTGATGGTTCCGGCCATCGTCCACGGCTGTTTCAACGCGGCACAGATGGCGATGATCTACCTCGCCTAA
- a CDS encoding PRC-barrel domain-containing protein, which produces MSEILAENLSGKSVMGSDGTELGMLYNITMDINSGTLHDLIIEPDEELPDRAVDFETDDVGRFLVPVNRVRAVKDYIVVQR; this is translated from the coding sequence ATGAGCGAGATACTCGCTGAAAATCTCTCGGGGAAGTCCGTCATGGGTTCCGACGGAACGGAACTGGGGATGCTCTACAACATCACGATGGACATCAACTCGGGGACGCTACACGATCTCATCATCGAACCCGACGAAGAGCTACCAGACCGGGCGGTCGATTTCGAAACCGACGATGTCGGCCGATTCCTCGTTCCTGTCAACCGCGTTCGTGCGGTGAAAGACTACATCGTCGTCCAGCGCTAA
- a CDS encoding helix-turn-helix domain-containing protein, with translation MSFIAEYTISNQPIMREARQKIPEVTIEVEDEQPDQGDGSELIFWASGRESDLELFFQELSNDRSIADFETLSTLSERCLFRVALSPEGERGLTYVDAIEYGVTLLDIELREDGAEYRAHFPNRDALSSYRKRCEERDLSFTLRRLYRSEEEETEKYDLTSRQRDVLRRALEEGYFEVPREISAEELADEFEISSQALSALLRRGQKAILQSAFADDSSS, from the coding sequence ATGAGCTTCATCGCGGAGTACACGATATCGAATCAGCCGATAATGCGGGAAGCCCGGCAGAAGATCCCCGAAGTCACGATCGAGGTCGAAGACGAGCAGCCGGACCAAGGAGACGGCTCGGAACTCATCTTCTGGGCAAGCGGACGGGAGTCCGATCTCGAACTGTTCTTTCAGGAGCTGTCGAACGACCGGTCTATTGCGGATTTCGAGACGCTCTCGACTCTCTCCGAGCGGTGTCTCTTCCGGGTGGCACTCTCCCCCGAGGGGGAGCGGGGGCTGACTTACGTCGATGCGATCGAGTACGGAGTCACGCTTCTCGACATCGAACTGCGGGAAGACGGGGCGGAGTACCGCGCCCACTTTCCAAACCGCGACGCGCTGTCGAGCTACCGCAAGCGGTGCGAAGAGCGCGATCTGTCGTTTACGCTCCGGCGCCTCTACCGAAGCGAAGAGGAGGAGACGGAGAAGTACGATCTCACCTCCCGACAACGCGACGTACTGCGCCGCGCGCTGGAAGAGGGGTATTTCGAAGTCCCGCGGGAGATTTCGGCGGAAGAGTTGGCCGACGAGTTCGAAATCTCGAGCCAGGCGCTCTCCGCGCTCCTTCGGCGCGGTCAGAAAGCGATCTTGCAGAGTGCGTTCGCCGACGACAGCAGTTCCTGA
- a CDS encoding glucose-6-phosphate isomerase, producing the protein MDVDIGNALASVASPGVSRESLERLDEQVADAHERIEAGLNEGEHGYAALNLPERTDPDEIRAAVEPVADAEALITVGIGGSALGAATITDALDSDTETVYLDNVDPAWVSNRLERLPLENTAINVVSRSGTTAETLANFLVVREAFEDAGVDWTERTIVTTGESGPLRDLSDRHDLPSLKVPDGVPGRFSALSAVGMVAAAVCGHDLEALLEGAAAEADSLTGSLFDCPAYAYGATAYALDGRGAGMNAMVPYAESLETYSEWFAQLWAESLGKDDLGQTPLRALGVTDQHSQLQLYRAGPRDKMITFVTPREGDDRPVPNTDVEDLAYLGDASLGELLEAEFEATEASLAAAGRPNVRVELERVDEYELGGLLYGMEAACVLAGELYGVNTFEQPAVEWAKNATRGLLGGGAFEEAEAVAEKTELRVER; encoded by the coding sequence ATGGACGTGGACATCGGTAACGCGTTGGCGTCGGTCGCCTCGCCGGGCGTCTCTCGAGAATCCCTCGAGCGCCTGGACGAGCAGGTCGCCGACGCACACGAGCGTATCGAGGCCGGACTGAACGAGGGAGAGCACGGCTACGCCGCGCTGAACCTGCCCGAGCGAACCGACCCGGACGAGATTCGAGCCGCGGTCGAGCCGGTCGCCGACGCCGAGGCGCTGATCACCGTCGGTATCGGCGGCAGCGCGCTCGGTGCGGCGACGATCACGGACGCGCTGGATTCGGACACCGAGACTGTCTATCTCGACAACGTCGATCCCGCGTGGGTCTCGAACCGCCTCGAGCGACTGCCGCTCGAGAACACCGCGATCAACGTTGTCTCGCGTTCGGGGACGACCGCGGAGACGCTGGCGAACTTTCTCGTGGTCCGGGAGGCCTTCGAGGACGCCGGCGTCGACTGGACCGAGCGGACGATCGTGACGACGGGCGAGTCCGGACCGCTCCGCGACCTCTCGGACCGCCACGATCTGCCGTCGCTGAAGGTTCCCGACGGCGTTCCGGGTCGCTTTTCGGCGCTCTCTGCGGTCGGGATGGTCGCCGCCGCGGTCTGCGGACACGACCTCGAGGCGCTGCTCGAGGGAGCCGCCGCCGAAGCCGACTCGCTGACCGGTTCGTTGTTCGACTGTCCCGCGTACGCCTACGGGGCGACGGCCTACGCGCTCGACGGCCGCGGCGCCGGCATGAACGCGATGGTCCCCTACGCGGAGTCGCTCGAGACCTACTCCGAGTGGTTCGCACAGCTGTGGGCCGAGAGTCTGGGGAAGGACGACCTCGGGCAGACGCCGCTGCGGGCTCTCGGAGTCACGGACCAGCACTCCCAACTCCAGCTCTATCGCGCGGGCCCGCGCGACAAGATGATCACGTTCGTCACGCCGCGGGAGGGCGACGACCGGCCGGTTCCGAACACCGACGTCGAGGACCTCGCCTACCTCGGCGACGCGAGTCTCGGCGAACTGCTCGAGGCCGAGTTCGAGGCGACGGAGGCCAGCCTCGCCGCGGCCGGTCGGCCGAACGTCCGGGTCGAACTCGAGCGCGTCGACGAGTACGAGCTCGGCGGCCTGCTGTACGGGATGGAAGCCGCGTGCGTGCTCGCGGGCGAACTCTACGGCGTCAACACCTTCGAGCAGCCCGCGGTCGAGTGGGCCAAGAACGCGACCCGCGGGCTCCTCGGCGGGGGGGCGTTCGAGGAGGCGGAGGCCGTCGCCGAGAAGACGGAACTTCGCGTCGAACGCTGA
- a CDS encoding DUF7563 family protein — MPICTRCENPVSLDFVRAHGDGAETVDWCPRCRGE; from the coding sequence ATGCCGATCTGTACACGATGTGAGAACCCCGTTTCGCTCGACTTCGTGCGGGCCCACGGCGACGGTGCCGAGACCGTCGACTGGTGTCCGCGCTGTCGCGGCGAGTGA
- the rnhB gene encoding ribonuclease HII codes for MPFGVDEAGKGPALGSMFAAAIHLEEPDVLPHGITDSKRLAPERREQLASTLRSDERIAVGVAEIPPELIDDPETDMNSLAVRAHAEAIEAALEDVGASAETLQSGLCDACDTDADRFARRVADACALEVDVTAEHGADDDSLVVGAASIVAKVARDAHMSALGDEYGPVGSGYPSDPTTREFLESYVADAGELPPFARESWSTCADVLADARQTGLEQF; via the coding sequence ATGCCGTTCGGCGTCGACGAGGCGGGAAAGGGGCCGGCGCTCGGCTCGATGTTCGCCGCGGCGATCCACCTCGAAGAGCCTGACGTCCTCCCACACGGGATTACAGACTCGAAGCGACTCGCGCCGGAGCGCCGCGAGCAACTGGCGTCGACGCTGCGAAGCGACGAGCGAATCGCCGTCGGCGTCGCCGAGATTCCGCCGGAGCTGATCGACGATCCCGAGACGGATATGAACTCGCTCGCGGTCAGGGCCCACGCCGAGGCGATCGAAGCCGCGCTCGAGGACGTCGGTGCGTCCGCGGAGACGCTCCAATCGGGACTCTGTGACGCCTGCGACACCGACGCCGATCGCTTCGCTCGCCGGGTCGCCGACGCCTGTGCGCTCGAGGTCGACGTGACGGCCGAGCACGGCGCCGACGACGATTCACTGGTCGTCGGCGCGGCGAGCATCGTCGCCAAGGTCGCACGCGACGCTCACATGAGCGCGCTGGGCGACGAGTACGGCCCGGTCGGGAGCGGCTACCCGAGCGACCCGACCACGCGGGAGTTTCTCGAGAGCTACGTCGCCGATGCCGGCGAACTGCCCCCCTTCGCCCGCGAGTCGTGGTCGACCTGCGCGGACGTGCTCGCCGACGCGCGACAGACGGGGCTCGAGCAGTTCTGA
- a CDS encoding DUF5812 family protein, with the protein MTEKTGTFVVTHAEDESAVVRDVETAQVHTLSSNPGLEIRDVLEATVAPEPPLEVAWEVVDVENRRSIELVDSDLEPTRHEKELAAAAEVGDLIREERAGTGEIHVFHLAEDVETAARDVLEDEETIARAARLEAVRVEVRRSAADGVLSVRYLPD; encoded by the coding sequence ATGACCGAAAAGACGGGTACGTTCGTCGTCACGCACGCCGAAGACGAGTCGGCCGTCGTCCGCGACGTCGAGACCGCACAGGTCCACACGCTGTCGTCCAACCCTGGCCTCGAGATCCGCGACGTTCTCGAGGCCACCGTCGCACCCGAACCGCCCCTCGAGGTCGCCTGGGAGGTCGTCGACGTCGAGAACCGACGCTCGATCGAACTGGTCGACAGCGACCTCGAGCCGACCCGGCACGAAAAGGAGCTCGCCGCCGCCGCCGAGGTCGGCGACCTGATTCGGGAAGAGCGGGCTGGAACCGGCGAAATTCACGTCTTTCACCTCGCCGAGGACGTCGAGACCGCCGCACGGGACGTCCTCGAGGACGAGGAGACGATCGCGCGGGCGGCCAGACTCGAGGCGGTTCGCGTCGAAGTGCGTCGGTCGGCCGCCGACGGCGTGTTGAGCGTCCGGTACCTGCCGGACTGA